CATGTCTGTTTGTAAATATGTTCGACAAGCTGTAACCCATGCTTGCAATTCATACATCGTCAAAGGTAGAGGTCCTGGTGGTTGACCAccctataattaaaaaatttatatattatttttgtgttCTAATAGTCTATATTGTATTAACATTTCAGAAaggtttaaatatatatacttgttgCAATGCTTCCACTGCTTCGATCCATTGAGACCGTTCAAACTCACTGGACAGAAAGAAAGTATATGCATTTTGCACTCGATGTTGATTTTTATGTGCTACACGCATTACTAGATTTGGTGATGCTAATACCAATTGTGCTTCAAGTTCTGCtagtttctttcgatttttttcggAACCTCTACCACCAagtctaattcttttttcatcatttcgtTCTTCCCACAAAATTTGATCTCTCACAGTACAAGCTTGagatctataaaaattattattaaaagatttgaaaaCATTGGTAATATAATAAGATTACAATTAATTGTTCGTTATTACATACCTCAAAGCAACTACATTAGCTGGACTAGTCTCTCGTGGCTCAACACCATCTTCGGTAACAACAGCTTCTGCAACTGGCACGTACCACTTCAACTCAAACGTAAATTTATCTCTACCTGAAGCTTTATATTTCGCACAAGCAATAacatcgttaaataaaaagagatgtcTCAATTTCCTATGACCATCAGAGAGTTCAACAACAAACGAATTTTTCACTAATCTTCTTTGTGCTCTGTCATGACTCtgtaaaaacaaacaaatttttaatacatcatggatatatgcatatatatatacttacaaaaatgtgtaatatataaatattaaagtcCTTACTGGGAACATCGACTTTgtttgaataatattaaattcatcaAGAAAATTCCTAGTCATAGCAAGTGCTTCTGAGAGTGGCGCATGATCAGCATGATTCATTGGTGTATGCTTAAGAAGATCCTACAATCGATCGAAGACAAATTATCAATATGATATTACAGATAAGATAAACTCTTCATGGATATATTAATCGGATATATAAAACATGATACAACTAAAATCTTGATAGAAATCTGccttatcaattttttttaaataaaataaaagaataaagaagaaagaaaaaaagaaaaaagacgaaagaaagaaagaaagaaagaaagaaagaaagaaagaaagaaagaaagaaagaaagaatggtattatctataatacaaaattcatttaattttttatagaattataaatatgcACATACATGTAGCACTAATGCATTTTTTTGAACACGAGCTACAGGTTTATGTAGAAGATCTTCAAGTGATAAACCTGGACCTTTAGGAAATCCTCTAAGTCGTATGTCTCTTGTAATTTCTCCAAATTGAGTCGAATGAGCAGAGCATCTACGAACGGTGTCAGTAGCACGAgcataattatgtaaaaatgcTCCATATAAACCTATATTGCTGGCCATAAtctgtaattaaattataaatagtataagtatataattaccAAGGATaactttcttattatattttttaaacataccTTAAATTGTTCCCCTATTGTAGTTTTAAAATCCcacttttctgttttttttctaagttcaTCTAGGAAGTTTTGATGTAGTTTATGTAATTCAGggattttataaaacatagtACCAAATTCTTCTTCCGAAATAACTGGTTGAGACGTAGTTAACGTTGCTCTGATAGCTTTCATATACTATAATTTgaatatgatattaatagatatattgttttaattaaaaaaatttttaaacatgGATTACTTACTTGCAACATAACATTTAAACATTCTACATATACCGCTTCACTTTCTACCACAGAATTTACAATACACTTAACCATAGATGTTCTATcatcttctctatctttatttttttcctgtcTGCGTGGTGTAGTAGGTGTAGGTGATTCCAAACTGCCTTCACTTAAACTTAATGGTTCAGCGTCGCTACTTCCAGTTTCGTTATCTGTACTAAGCGCACGTAATAAAATGGGTGGTGCTGGACTTGCACCCTCTTCGTCTTCGCTATCCATCGCTGCTCTATGTctgaaaaatacataaaagtaACACGTTATATATCTTCGATCGTACGTATTtcacattataaaataataatgaacttactgtataaaataatctatgtTGACGTAGTTACTCTGATTGCCTGGAGATTCCGGAAGCGATGGTGGTCTACGTGGAGGTGCTCTGCTGGCATTATTATTACCTACAGGTGGAACACGCGCGTcaatatacacatattctCCTGTCTGATCCAAAGCTACCGAATCATAATATGGTTCTTCTTCGGATGCCTCTGCATCTCCATCTTCTCCATCCTCATTAAGAGCTTTCTCAGATTCTACTTTATTTGAAGTTATGTCAatggaatataataaatatataattttgtaacattacaaatattacctttttcatcttcctctTTAAAAGAAGCATcggctttttcttttttcgaacttcCGGTAACTTCTATTACAGTGACATAATTACTTGGCACATCAGGATCACTATTTCTTCTGGTTTCAGGCACTTTTTCAGGACTTCTAGGTATCTCACTCTTGGGTCTTTTATTAGTTCCAAGCGTAGAGCTCAATTCGGAAACACATTTATCCTGAAATTTGCTAATGTCTTCTCGTACTGGAAGAGGTGGCGGAGAAGTATCTGTATTCTGACAATGTCCAGAGTTTGCAGATTCGCTATTTTCAGAAGAATGTTTTCCACTTTTAAGTTCCGTGGAATTCTGCTTATTGTCAAGCAGCGTAGCATTGGTACTATTAGCCAACTGTTTGTGTCTTTCAACATCCGCCAATAATCGTTCTAAATACTCGACATAGAACTCTTCTTTCTCAAGTTCCTCTCTCAAGGCTGTTAcctaaaaataaacataattacAATCTACATCTAATAGATTAGAACTATTCCACTCGAGGTAACAATTCTCCTTATCAAAAGTAAACACATCACATGCGTGAGATATCATTATTGTCAACAGACGTAAGATTTCACTTACCTTTTGCTTGTGTTTGACTAAATTCGCCCTGACATCTTCCTCCCAAGCAGCCGGTAAAGCGCTATCCGGGAATCTCTGTACCCAGACGCGCTGAAAATCTCCAAAAACACTCATCGTTTGACTTCGTCACTCCTCGTtgaagacgacgatgacgacgacgaggacgaggagaaagaagagaagaaggagaaggaaaataacAACAACTCAGGACGCTGTGTACATCTCACGGGCGCGGCGATCGTGACTCGTCTCTCCTCTGAATTTCGTACGATCGTAGATCGTCTTATCGATACGACAgatatgatgatgataatgatgatacaCTAGGATGTACGAAGAACGCGAGACACGCGGCATAAGTCATCGACAAACGTCTAACGATTATCACTTTAATTACTTCTCGATACTCTTTAATATCGCATTGAAAAATCAACCTTTCAAGCATCGTAGAGCCGCTGTCATCTTGTCGACATCGCTCGACGTCTCCACCCCGCGTAGGTCACAATCCGATCCCCGTGCCCTCTCCTAACATTTTCACGCCTCCGCCATATTCTCTTCGACGTAATTCTAGCCCCCGTagatattcattcattcattcaggGACGACGAACGTACCGAATCAAATTGGGATTTCCCTTGGTCACGGTAGGAGGGCCTTTTTACTCCCTGGAATATCCGCTCGTTACAGATATTACGTGTTCTTCCAACCCtatctcccactctctctctctctcccactctctgtctctctctctctctctctctcgctcgctcgctcgctcgctctctctctctctctctctctctctctcgctctatgAACAATCTCTCCTCAATTTTTCATCCGTTTAATAAATGCTCTCTTGCTCTAATAACACCGAAATGAAAAACTTATAATTATGTTCGAACGTGTTCTAATGATTTTTATGACCTAATAAACGAAAGCgattattaagaaaagaacTAATGTTTGTTatgttattcctttttttctctctctctctctcttttcttttctttttctttttttcctctttctttttctttttctttttcttttttttttttgggaggAAAAAGGGGGAAAGTGATAATTTCATGCGTGAAAAGTAACAATTTTACTGATGATACGAATTATTGTTTATGACAACTATATTACATGCAACAGAGAGAAGAATTTAATTGTTGAAATTAATCGTACATTTTTGAATATGtcggaaatatttattaaataataggtTATGTTAAAAGTGCGTGTGTATAACTCTCGATGAattttcgagatatatatgtatacgtgtaattCAATACcttcgtattatttaattatctcgcAGGAATTGCCGAAtcatcattgaaatatttctttcataagaACGCATaggaaattattcgaatattcgTTATTAATGGTTGAACATTGGCGTATTTCTTTAGTCACGCTCAAccgaatgaaaaattgaaaaaatttttatataaaaaatataagaacaattattataacataattttCGCATGgattatgaataattatgatatacgATACATCTGATTTTGAATAATTCCGGCAATTTATCGGTGTTCATAGCGCCGCGTATCGTTAATGTTGATTACTACGAAAATATGGCGGTTTCTTCGAAAAGATgatgagaaattaatttataataattatgaaaattttgtaattttataagaaatctTAAATGATACATTCTTACAATTTTGTTAtgtttagaaaagaaaaattaagttcgataatcgtttaatgattttgaaaaaggaaatcgtGCGACATTCATTTTTGTAACATGCTGTACCACTCTAGCAGTTGTCGCTCTGCAACAGCGCAACTATTTTGAGGTTATGTACgatctataataattagaattttagagaaattttaacattttttcacAAATGTCAtcgttaaatgaaaaatcagaTCATTCactttttatagaattatcgaagtacttaaaaaataattctaagaGTGGTATCACTACCTGTCTGGCACGACTCAAATCTGATTCCAAATGCTATAGACAATTTGTTAAAGATGGAGgtcttaatattttaatcaaattattacGCTCTcaggatttaaaaattttaaatatgacACTAAGTATATTAGCAAACGCATGCATGATTTCCGATACAAGAGAGGAGGTAATTTCAATCCATGTTAAATAGTGGTAAATTTTCacttaacaatattttatttttatttatttgctttttctattataacaGGTTAAAGGGACTAAAATAGGATACTATGTACTTtacataatacaaaattttaaattgGACAATTCTCTTCACTGTCGTGCTTGTAGATTGATTGGTAATTTATGCGAATGCGGGTGGCATGCTAGATCTTTGTACGAAGCTGGATCTGTACATGCACTTGctaaattattacaatcaaAGGCAAATATGCAAACATACCTAATGGTAGTCAGAGCAATAAGGTAAATTATCATAATAGTTTTcatcgtaatattattattgtattttatcaagatcttatatatatcattttttatagaaatatttggaGCATGCACGAAGGTTGTAGAGAAGACATGTTGGAAACAGGGATCATAAAGAATATTACAGGTTTATTAGTCATAGCTAACGAAAAAGCTAttgtaaatacaaaatattcagAATTAGTAGAAGTATGTTTAAAAGCCATGTGTGCTTTTCTTATCAGTCTCGATCCTCGCTGTGGAGAACAAATGcaaggagagaaagatttgGAGGGATACAAGTGCATTGTTGACAACTGtagtacaaataataaaatggcaATTAAATGTCTTTGTAATCTTAGCCAAATAGCAGAATGTCGTCCTATTCTGGGATGTTCTGGAgcaatagaaattttaatatctttaatcAGTAAACATTCAAAATTGTCCAAAGAAATACTACTGAGTCTGTGTTTGTTTTGTCGAGAAGCAGTCAATCGTGCAAAAATCAGAGATAATGCTGGTTTAGAACTCATGCTTACACTTTTGAGAAAGaatgatattgaaaaatatcatcCTATGTTATTACATGCTCTTGCACAATTTATATATGACGATCCAAGTATTtcaataatgattaaaaatggATTATTAGATGTgctaattatgaaattaaaaaaaatggtgGAAAATGTATtggaaaacagaaaagagcaagagatatctaaaaaacgaaagaatgatTCACCCTTAGATAAGAAAACGGAttcaaagtattataaatcaatGATAGGACGGTTAgtgttatcatttatttttacaaatttatttttttattgattactATGTTCGTGTCATTAttccttaaaatatttacaaaaaaaaaaaaaaataaatatataactttcaGATTCAGTGTAGATTATCCTAGAGATGATTGGAGTCCATGTAGTTCTACGAGTgtattctcttctcctccgAGTACACCACCATTACCATTTTATGATTCTGCAGAAACAGACGAAAATGCAGAAGATAACTATAGTCCTGTTTGTAGTGACACAGAATGGGGAGAATATGAAGAaggtatattaattatgagttttctttgaaagtatattataacgattaaagtaaaaataagaatcatAACATAAAACATTCTCATACATAGAACCTCAAGAAGAAGTAGAATCTTTGAAAAGCTGTAAGTCATTATCAATCGAAGAGGATGAATCTCGTGATTCAGGAACATTTCATAAGATTACTTCCTCTGAATATACAAGTGCATGGACCTTAGCATTATTAAGCAGATTGAGTCACTTTACTGAACCTATAGAGAGATTAGCTGATCCAATAACAATTGAACCATTATCTGAATATATTCGGTATGCAAAAAATCCTAGGGCTTCTAGAATACTTACCAGAATAGTAAGGTAAATAAAAACTGTATAATTCGTATAATTCACATCTAGTATTACTATGTAATTgacgtttaatattaattgataaacaaggtaataatagataaatgattattttaggAATAGCGCCTATTTAATTCCGTTATTGAAGCAAGGTTTTGTCTTCGAAGCACAAACTTTATATGGCTCAGAATATTATACTCGACATCTATGTGCTTTAGCCGAAACTGGCGGTGCTATTGGAGACCTTACATCAATATTATTACGTGGTGAAGAATCTCATAAATCAATGGTCGCTGTATCTATACCTTTTATAATCAAgtctaaatttattttgaaatcgttattaaataatcatggcggtttacaattaatattaaatatactaaACGATAGAGAACATGCACTGATTGAGAATGCTGTCTGGTCGATTTGCCAATTGGCAAATACATTGCAAATTCGCCCTGAGGTTATCGATAAGGGCCTAATACCAGACACTGTTACAACTGATTATccaaaattttatgaaagtcTTCCAAAGCCATCAGTAGTTACGTTTGAATTAGATGATGGTACAACGGTCGATGCATGTAGACAAACTTTATGTCAAAAATCAGATGTTTTTTGTGCAATGCTTGAAGGAAATTTTTCTGAATCTGGAAAGAGGCGTGTTAAATTAAGAAATACATCGAAGGAAGGACTAAACATACTACTTTTGGCTGCTAATGGTGCTGCTTTTGAAAACAGGACTATTGAATCACTTTTAGATGCTGCCTTATTAGCAGATAAATTTCTTATGTCTGATATTTCAGATATTTTAACAGAAAGTTCAATAGCTATGCTTAGCTATGAAAATTTCAGTCGAGCATGGAATTGGGCAAGAAATAATTCTTGTTACGAACTTAAAACTTGCTGCGTTAAGAGTTTTCTCTCGGCAAAAATGTCAAAGACTGAAAGAATCCAAGCATTTCgtgaattttctaataatagtaGCTTTCCTGAATTTTTAGatgaaataaaggaaattattaatagtgGTTTGTGCCAACgctgatttaattaataataattaagcaTAATTGTGatatgatatagatatattaatcgtatatatatatatatatatatatatatatatatatatatattatatattatatatatatattatatatatatatattatacatatatatatatatatatatataattattgttctgtataatataatatataatataataattttaaatttgaataaactTACCATGcacattatttaataatcgtgCGCAGAAAAAAGATAACCGAGGTCATAATGTTAAATGCCTCATCATGTATGATACAATTGTGTACACAACAGaatggagaaggaggaaattagttatcaatttaaattcttacaataagagaaagaaggctGTAAGTTACAGAAAAATTgtgagagtaaaaaagaaattataagagaaatccaatttttttacattccttggtatatttaagaatttaacatataatacatttacTAAATTTACTAAATCGCACACATTTTTATAACTTGCAGCATTCTTattacttaaataataatttaatttctgaattgtatatacaaataatacgaggttgtaaaaaattattttgtctctttttaacCGTCTGGTTAATAAAacaatgtaattaaatatactaaaatgtaaaaagttaccagaaatgtataaatcttCATATATGATTCGCTGATATTATTTTGAGCTTTTCTGCTATCTTTCCGTAAAATTTCTCTGTATTAATTTAAGCTTTATCGGTTTAGACGGTACAGAGATCAAGTGCAATATCAATTTCACTTCATCTTTATTCATGCATTTTATCTTAAAAGTACGAACAAGCTGAAAATAGATAATAcccattattaatatttaataaaataagaaaatttttgatcTAATATTTTCTCAAATTATTTCTCAATATTACCTCAGCTAAAACAagagatatttgaatttctgCGAGTTTTCGACCGACACAACTTCTTGCGCCTAAAGCGAATGGTATATTAGCATGAGGATGAATTACATCCTGATAATTACCATTTTCCGTTCGGATCCATCGTTCTGGATAAAATTCGTTCGGTCGTGGAAAATTCGTAGGATCTCTGCTACTCGAATACAATGACAATAAAAGTAATTCCTACATAAAGTACacatcattaattattataaacgtaacacaaataattataaaataaaacaaataagaaaaaaaacttttatgtACCCCTTTAGGCACGAAATATCCACCGATGACATTATCCTCTGGTAAATATCTCGTGATAAACGGAGCTATTGGATAGAGCCTAAGTGTTTCTTTAATGACTCCTTTTATCAATGAATCACGTAAGATTTCTTTCgacgaaagatttttaatagattCAAACAATTTCTCTTGCAATTCTGGATCACTACCGAGTAAAAATAACATCCACTGAGTTGAGAAAGCCGTCTTAAAATAAAAccaaaatgaaattgattaaaCACGTTAACATgtattttaaacaatataaaatcaatcgaatttttagattatttgtaataacgaagaaaaataccGTATCGCCAGCAGCTATAATAAAATCAGTTACTATCCTAACAAGATCATCGTCCCGAATTCCTTCATCCATCATCGTCTGCAGTAGACCATCACCTCCAAGGCGAACCATTTCCGGTACCAACGTTCGAACGATACTTAACGCCGAATCAGCAGACTCAACGAATCTATTCCAAGAAGGTAATCTCAAGGTTTTCGCTAATTTTGCCGGTAACATTGATAATTCAGCGGTATATTCGAATATCTTATGCAATGTTCTAGCCAAATTCTCTGAATCTCGTGATATTTTTGCTTTATGACGATGCCACGCAGATCCCATTAAAGTCGCCAACATcgctattatatatatatatatatatcttctttttataaagtaacagtaataagaagaagtaatataatcattataatataattataaatatattcaccTTCGATCGACCATTGATAAAGTTGAGTTTCCAATTGGGATAAAATATCATCATTACTGAGTTGACTCATCCATTTTTCTACTAGTCCCTCAGCAGCTTTTTGACATGGACCAACAAACATGTCGGTTGGATCTGACAACAGCATCACCTTGTTTAATATTCGTCGAAATTGTAACCATTCTTCTCCGTTCCTACAAAACAATATTATCAATCTAATTACTagatcatttaattatattctatgtGAATTATATGAAGTTATATGAAcgtatcaatattattatattatttatatgatatacatagtataatttatcgatattattataatatgaaatcATATTAGTTTCTATtatgaaaaagtatatatatatgtatatatcctagatttttatattattataaattaatataattattatatatatttatttaatgaaattattatgttttacTATGAAAAAAATGCACATACATGAAAAGCAATCCTCGTTGTAAAGATCGTAACTCATTATAGAGAACCCATGGTTCAGGAAGAAAATGTTTAGGCGTTGGTCCTTCGAGTCTGAAAATCCTTCGATATTCCTGAggtgaattaataaaaattgccaTTATCGGACCGATACGTTCTCTATAAATTGGTCCTAATTCTTTGTGTCTACGATCGACGTATTCATGAAGCGTCTTAGCGCCACCGgtag
The sequence above is a segment of the Vespula vulgaris chromosome 24, iyVesVulg1.1, whole genome shotgun sequence genome. Coding sequences within it:
- the LOC127072185 gene encoding active breakpoint cluster region-related protein isoform X1, encoding MSVFGDFQRVWVQRFPDSALPAAWEEDVRANLVKHKQKVTALREELEKEEFYVEYLERLLADVERHKQLANSTNATLLDNKQNSTELKSGKHSSENSESANSGHCQNTDTSPPPLPVREDISKFQDKCVSELSSTLGTNKRPKSEIPRSPEKVPETRRNSDPDVPSNYVTVIEVTGSSKKEKADASFKEEDEKVESEKALNEDGEDGDAEASEEEPYYDSVALDQTGEYVYIDARVPPVGNNNASRAPPRRPPSLPESPGNQSNYVNIDYFIQHRAAMDSEDEEGASPAPPILLRALSTDNETGSSDAEPLSLSEGSLESPTPTTPRRQEKNKDREDDRTSMVKCIVNSVVESEAVYVECLNVMLQYMKAIRATLTTSQPVISEEEFGTMFYKIPELHKLHQNFLDELRKKTEKWDFKTTIGEQFKIMASNIGLYGAFLHNYARATDTVRRCSAHSTQFGEITRDIRLRGFPKGPGLSLEDLLHKPVARVQKNALVLHDLLKHTPMNHADHAPLSEALAMTRNFLDEFNIIQTKSMFPSHDRAQRRLVKNSFVVELSDGHRKLRHLFLFNDVIACAKYKASGRDKFTFELKWYVPVAEAVVTEDGVEPRETSPANVVALRSQACTVRDQILWEERNDEKRIRLGGRGSEKNRKKLAELEAQLVLASPNLVMRVAHKNQHRVQNAYTFFLSSEFERSQWIEAVEALQQGGQPPGPLPLTMYELQAWVTACRTYLQTDMGSYLLRSGRDESLLLGDLHLTLLGLTPPGLDRIGDLYIIVEVDSYGHYFKRAKSRVIRSQAPTWGETFVVELEGSQNVRILLYEECGTRSVLRGKCIQRLSRSWLQSDQVERSLSLGPATLDVALRFVPSEVTLRRVPSAKPQGLFGARIQQVCKREKRDVPFIITACVREVERRGVGEVGLYRVSGSASDLTKLRKSFESNSYEAEQLLKEVDVHSVTGVLKLYLREMPEALFTDALYPAFLEAFQTGELSRGAALRRVYEGLPSVNKAVIDFLLAHLIRVNKHEAQNKMSLHNLATVFGPTLLRPGTNSRSDSKSRDPLAAGTVDVMAQAGILYCFLQMHMQQNNQSL
- the LOC127072185 gene encoding active breakpoint cluster region-related protein isoform X2; protein product: MSVFGDFQRVWVQRFPDSALPAAWEEDVRANLVKHKQKVTALREELEKEEFYVEYLERLLADVERHKQLANSTNATLLDNKQNSTELKSGKHSSENSESANSGHCQNTDTSPPPLPVREDISKFQDKCVSELSSTLGTNKRPKSEIPRSPEKVPETRRNSDPDVPSNYVTVIEVTGSSKKEKADASFKEEDEKESEKALNEDGEDGDAEASEEEPYYDSVALDQTGEYVYIDARVPPVGNNNASRAPPRRPPSLPESPGNQSNYVNIDYFIQHRAAMDSEDEEGASPAPPILLRALSTDNETGSSDAEPLSLSEGSLESPTPTTPRRQEKNKDREDDRTSMVKCIVNSVVESEAVYVECLNVMLQYMKAIRATLTTSQPVISEEEFGTMFYKIPELHKLHQNFLDELRKKTEKWDFKTTIGEQFKIMASNIGLYGAFLHNYARATDTVRRCSAHSTQFGEITRDIRLRGFPKGPGLSLEDLLHKPVARVQKNALVLHDLLKHTPMNHADHAPLSEALAMTRNFLDEFNIIQTKSMFPSHDRAQRRLVKNSFVVELSDGHRKLRHLFLFNDVIACAKYKASGRDKFTFELKWYVPVAEAVVTEDGVEPRETSPANVVALRSQACTVRDQILWEERNDEKRIRLGGRGSEKNRKKLAELEAQLVLASPNLVMRVAHKNQHRVQNAYTFFLSSEFERSQWIEAVEALQQGGQPPGPLPLTMYELQAWVTACRTYLQTDMGSYLLRSGRDESLLLGDLHLTLLGLTPPGLDRIGDLYIIVEVDSYGHYFKRAKSRVIRSQAPTWGETFVVELEGSQNVRILLYEECGTRSVLRGKCIQRLSRSWLQSDQVERSLSLGPATLDVALRFVPSEVTLRRVPSAKPQGLFGARIQQVCKREKRDVPFIITACVREVERRGVGEVGLYRVSGSASDLTKLRKSFESNSYEAEQLLKEVDVHSVTGVLKLYLREMPEALFTDALYPAFLEAFQTGELSRGAALRRVYEGLPSVNKAVIDFLLAHLIRVNKHEAQNKMSLHNLATVFGPTLLRPGTNSRSDSKSRDPLAAGTVDVMAQAGILYCFLQMHMQQNNQSL
- the LOC127072186 gene encoding armadillo repeat-containing protein 5; this encodes MSSLNEKSDHSLFIELSKYLKNNSKSGITTCLARLKSDSKCYRQFVKDGGLNILIKLLRSQDLKILNMTLSILANACMISDTREEVKGTKIGYYVLYIIQNFKLDNSLHCRACRLIGNLCECGWHARSLYEAGSVHALAKLLQSKANMQTYLMVVRAIRNIWSMHEGCREDMLETGIIKNITGLLVIANEKAIVNTKYSELVEVCLKAMCAFLISLDPRCGEQMQGEKDLEGYKCIVDNCSTNNKMAIKCLCNLSQIAECRPILGCSGAIEILISLISKHSKLSKEILLSLCLFCREAVNRAKIRDNAGLELMLTLLRKNDIEKYHPMLLHALAQFIYDDPSISIMIKNGLLDVLIMKLKKMVENVLENRKEQEISKKRKNDSPLDKKTDSKYYKSMIGRFSVDYPRDDWSPCSSTSVFSSPPSTPPLPFYDSAETDENAEDNYSPVCSDTEWGEYEEEPQEEVESLKSCKSLSIEEDESRDSGTFHKITSSEYTSAWTLALLSRLSHFTEPIERLADPITIEPLSEYIRYAKNPRASRILTRIVRNSAYLIPLLKQGFVFEAQTLYGSEYYTRHLCALAETGGAIGDLTSILLRGEESHKSMVAVSIPFIIKSKFILKSLLNNHGGLQLILNILNDREHALIENAVWSICQLANTLQIRPEVIDKGLIPDTVTTDYPKFYESLPKPSVVTFELDDGTTVDACRQTLCQKSDVFCAMLEGNFSESGKRRVKLRNTSKEGLNILLLAANGAAFENRTIESLLDAALLADKFLMSDISDILTESSIAMLSYENFSRAWNWARNNSCYELKTCCVKSFLSAKMSKTERIQAFREFSNNSSFPEFLDEIKEIINSGLCQR
- the LOC127072189 gene encoding cytochrome P450 315a1, mitochondrial, encoding MRTLWSSLKRSRPSLFNTVSISRKKVLVNCNVHERYEENKKKLNISCSGESHDRKYVTSATTTTNVTLREPPRPKGFPVFGTIFEFLTTGGAKTLHEYVDRRHKELGPIYRERIGPIMAIFINSPQEYRRIFRLEGPTPKHFLPEPWVLYNELRSLQRGLLFMNGEEWLQFRRILNKVMLLSDPTDMFVGPCQKAAEGLVEKWMSQLSNDDILSQLETQLYQWSIEAMLATLMGSAWHRHKAKISRDSENLARTLHKIFEYTAELSMLPAKLAKTLRLPSWNRFVESADSALSIVRTLVPEMVRLGGDGLLQTMMDEGIRDDDLVRIVTDFIIAAGDTTAFSTQWMLFLLGSDPELQEKLFESIKNLSSKEILRDSLIKGVIKETLRLYPIAPFITRYLPEDNVIGGYFVPKGELLLLSLYSSSRDPTNFPRPNEFYPERWIRTENGNYQDVIHPHANIPFALGARSCVGRKLAEIQISLVLAELVRTFKIKCMNKDEVKLILHLISVPSKPIKLKLIQRNFTER